A stretch of the Marasmius oreades isolate 03SP1 chromosome 8, whole genome shotgun sequence genome encodes the following:
- the GEM1 gene encoding ERMES complex Ca(2+)-binding regulatory GTPase gem1 (BUSCO:EOG0926133I), with translation MLRRDVRILLVGDEGVGKSTIVTSLIKESFVPRVQHIVPEVTIPPEVTPENVTTYIVDSGAGPQDRAHLESEIRKAHVICVVYSIDNPNSFDRIPTFWLPHFRQLGVNVPVILVGNKIDLRGGEVTNEALEDEIVPIMNEFKEVETCVECSAKIPLNVSEVFYFAQKAVLHPTAPLYDSRDHVLKPACVKALKRIFKLCDLNKDGVLDPVELNEFQRKCFDAPLQLQELEGIREMVNQHAEGGVRDGGLTELGFLFLHTIFIQRGRLETTWTVLRKFGYAEDLRLTESFLWPKFDVPPDCSVELSPPGYQFFTDLFETFDKDQDGALNPSELEAVFVTSPGNPWASQKFPDTTLTDDTGAVTLQGWLAQWSMATLLDHKTTLAYLAYLGYPDEPRTSALHATRSRKADRRKGKVSRNVFLGYVCGAAGSGKTSLLRSFLRKPFEEIYEPTTKPISVVNVVDIDGSEKYLVLQEFGSKYETEILRNSKKTDLADVIIYVHDSSDTNSFSYISNLRQQYSLDHIPTLFVATKSDLDLAQQRHEVQPDVYCRRLKLQVPVAVCAKSGQTADVFQSICSIAMNPLSSIPGGAERALSASSRVKMYFTLTAVLGGCTAGLIMLYRTLLRPGGGLPDWTTSWAGWLLNNRR, from the exons ATGCTGAGAAGAGATGTGCGAATTCTCCTTGTTGGTGATG AGGGCGTCGGGAAGAGCACAATAGTCACATCCCTAATCAAAGAGTCCTTCGTTCCTCGA GTCCAGCACATCGTACCCGAAGTGACCATACCACCGGAGGTAACGCCTGAGAATGTTACAACGTACATCGTGGATTCTGGTG CTGGACCACAGGATCGTGCACATCTCGAATCAGAAATTCGCAAAGCACATGTCATCTGCGTGGTCTACTCTATAGACAATCCCAATTCGTTTGACAGAATACCGACTTTCTGGCTTCCGCATTTTCGTCAACTTGGCGTCAAC GTCCCCGTTATCCTTGTCGGAAACAAAATTGACTTACGTGGCGGAGAGGTAACAAATGAGGCTCTGGAAGATGAGATCGTACCCATTATGAACGAATTCAAG GAAGTGGAAACCTGCGTGGAATGCTCTGCCAAGATTCCTCTGAACGTTTCAGAAGTTTTCTATTTTGCCCAAAAAGCCGTTCTTCATCCCACTGCTCCTCTATATGACTCTAGAGATCAT GTGCTTAAACCCGCATGCGTAAAAGCACTCAAACGAATATTCAAGCTTTGTGACTTGAACAAGGATGGGGTTCTAGACCCCGTCGAGCTCAATGAATTCCAA CGAAAATGCTTTGACGCTCCACTTCAGCTTCAAGAGTTAGAGGGCATCAGAGAGATGGTCAATCAACACGCTGAAGGGGGGGTTCGCGACGGCGGTCTTACTGAGCTTGGATTCCTCTTTCTCCATACGATTTTCATACAGCGGGGTCGGCTAGAGACAACTTGGACTGTTCTACGGAAGTTTGGCTATGCAGAGGACTTGAGATTAACGGAGAGCTTCCTATGGCCCAA ATTCGACGTCCCTCCCGATTGCTCTGTAGAACTAAGTCCTCCAGGTTATCAGTTCTTCACAGACCTTTTTGAGACTTTTGACAAG GATCAAGATGGCGCCTTAAATCCTTCAGAGCTGGAGGCCGTTTTTGTAACCTCTCCTGGTAACCCTTGGGCCAGTCAGAAATTCCCGGACACCACGCTTACAGACGATACTGGGGCTGTGACACTCCAGGGATGGCTTGCCCAGTGGAG TATGGCTACTTTGCTCGATCACAAGACTACACTAGCTTACCTTGCATATCTTGGATACCCCGATGAACCACGAACGAGCGCACTTCATGCTACACGTTCGCGAAAAGCGGACAGACGTAAAGGCAAGGTTTCACGCAACGTTTTCCTAGGTTATGTCTGCGGAGCTGCAGGCTCCGGAAAGACCTCACTCCTACGGTCGTTTCTGAGAAAACCATTCGAAGAAATCTATGAACCGACAACAAAACCGATCAGCGTGGTGAATGTGGTAGACATTGATGGCTCAGAGAAGTACCTTGTA TTACAAGAATTTGGTTCCAAATATGAAACGGAAATTCTAAGAAATTCGAAGAAAACAGATCTCGCCGATGTCATAATCTATGTTCATGATTCCAGCGATACAAACTCATTTTCCTATATCAGTAATTTACGA CAACAATATAGTTTAGACCACATTCCGACCCTTTTTGTTGCCACAAAATCTGACCTTGATCTAGCACAACAG AGACATGAAGTACAACCGGATGTCTATTGTAGACGTTTGAAATTACAAGTTCCCGTTGCAGTATGCGCCAAGTCCGGTCAAACGGCGGATGTCTTCCAGTCGATATGTAGTATTGCAATGAATCC GTTGTCTTCAATACCTGGCGGTGCCGAACGTGCACTTTCAGCTTCTAGTCGGGTGAAGATGTACTTTACCCTGACCGCGGTCTTGGGAGGTTGCACGGCTGGATTGATCATGTTGTATCGGACGTTGTTGCGACCTGGTGGTGGTCTACCTGATTGGACTACTAGCTGGGCGGGATGGCTATTGAACAACCGAAGATAG
- the GEM1 gene encoding ERMES complex Ca(2+)-binding regulatory GTPase gem1, variant 2: MNEFKEVETCVECSAKIPLNVSEVFYFAQKAVLHPTAPLYDSRDHVLKPACVKALKRIFKLCDLNKDGVLDPVELNEFQRKCFDAPLQLQELEGIREMVNQHAEGGVRDGGLTELGFLFLHTIFIQRGRLETTWTVLRKFGYAEDLRLTESFLWPKFDVPPDCSVELSPPGYQFFTDLFETFDKDQDGALNPSELEAVFVTSPGNPWASQKFPDTTLTDDTGAVTLQGWLAQWSMATLLDHKTTLAYLAYLGYPDEPRTSALHATRSRKADRRKGKVSRNVFLGYVCGAAGSGKTSLLRSFLRKPFEEIYEPTTKPISVVNVVDIDGSEKYLVLQEFGSKYETEILRNSKKTDLADVIIYVHDSSDTNSFSYISNLRQQYSLDHIPTLFVATKSDLDLAQQRHEVQPDVYCRRLKLQVPVAVCAKSGQTADVFQSICSIAMNPLSSIPGGAERALSASSRVKMYFTLTAVLGGCTAGLIMLYRTLLRPGGGLPDWTTSWAGWLLNNRR; this comes from the exons ATGAACGAATTCAAG GAAGTGGAAACCTGCGTGGAATGCTCTGCCAAGATTCCTCTGAACGTTTCAGAAGTTTTCTATTTTGCCCAAAAAGCCGTTCTTCATCCCACTGCTCCTCTATATGACTCTAGAGATCAT GTGCTTAAACCCGCATGCGTAAAAGCACTCAAACGAATATTCAAGCTTTGTGACTTGAACAAGGATGGGGTTCTAGACCCCGTCGAGCTCAATGAATTCCAA CGAAAATGCTTTGACGCTCCACTTCAGCTTCAAGAGTTAGAGGGCATCAGAGAGATGGTCAATCAACACGCTGAAGGGGGGGTTCGCGACGGCGGTCTTACTGAGCTTGGATTCCTCTTTCTCCATACGATTTTCATACAGCGGGGTCGGCTAGAGACAACTTGGACTGTTCTACGGAAGTTTGGCTATGCAGAGGACTTGAGATTAACGGAGAGCTTCCTATGGCCCAA ATTCGACGTCCCTCCCGATTGCTCTGTAGAACTAAGTCCTCCAGGTTATCAGTTCTTCACAGACCTTTTTGAGACTTTTGACAAG GATCAAGATGGCGCCTTAAATCCTTCAGAGCTGGAGGCCGTTTTTGTAACCTCTCCTGGTAACCCTTGGGCCAGTCAGAAATTCCCGGACACCACGCTTACAGACGATACTGGGGCTGTGACACTCCAGGGATGGCTTGCCCAGTGGAG TATGGCTACTTTGCTCGATCACAAGACTACACTAGCTTACCTTGCATATCTTGGATACCCCGATGAACCACGAACGAGCGCACTTCATGCTACACGTTCGCGAAAAGCGGACAGACGTAAAGGCAAGGTTTCACGCAACGTTTTCCTAGGTTATGTCTGCGGAGCTGCAGGCTCCGGAAAGACCTCACTCCTACGGTCGTTTCTGAGAAAACCATTCGAAGAAATCTATGAACCGACAACAAAACCGATCAGCGTGGTGAATGTGGTAGACATTGATGGCTCAGAGAAGTACCTTGTA TTACAAGAATTTGGTTCCAAATATGAAACGGAAATTCTAAGAAATTCGAAGAAAACAGATCTCGCCGATGTCATAATCTATGTTCATGATTCCAGCGATACAAACTCATTTTCCTATATCAGTAATTTACGA CAACAATATAGTTTAGACCACATTCCGACCCTTTTTGTTGCCACAAAATCTGACCTTGATCTAGCACAACAG AGACATGAAGTACAACCGGATGTCTATTGTAGACGTTTGAAATTACAAGTTCCCGTTGCAGTATGCGCCAAGTCCGGTCAAACGGCGGATGTCTTCCAGTCGATATGTAGTATTGCAATGAATCC GTTGTCTTCAATACCTGGCGGTGCCGAACGTGCACTTTCAGCTTCTAGTCGGGTGAAGATGTACTTTACCCTGACCGCGGTCTTGGGAGGTTGCACGGCTGGATTGATCATGTTGTATCGGACGTTGTTGCGACCTGGTGGTGGTCTACCTGATTGGACTACTAGCTGGGCGGGATGGCTATTGAACAACCGAAGATAG
- the LIA1 gene encoding deoxyhypusine hydroxylase (BUSCO:EOG09263JZO): protein MSASVTPEQLKALEDSLLNTTGNVPLHIRFRALFTLKALKSEEAIKIISRCFQDPSALLKHELAYCLGQMKKTSALPVLETVLKDVNEDPMVRHEAAEAMGAISSADSIPTLKQFLSDPERAVRETCEIAIDRIEWEQSEEGKRALDTQKVERHIPLYTSIDPAPPTSKLLFGAPKPEDVSQESIDILKSQLLDKERPLFERYRAMFTLRNIGSPAAVDALASGFSDDSALFKHEIAFVFGQLLSPHSVPALLNVLRDVNESDMVRHEAAEALGGIGTPEVFPHITEWMNREDAPQVVRESCQVAIDMWEHENSGAFQYANGLEATPAQVAVA from the exons ATGTCTGCCTCCGTCACCCCAGAACAACTGAAAGCACTCGAAGATTCTCTACTAAATACCACCGGAAATGTTCCTCTTCATATCCGTTTCAGAGCTTTATTTACTCTAAAAGCACTTAAGTCGGAGGAGGCAATAAAAATTATTTCTAGAT GCTTTCAGGACCCCTCCGCACTGCTCAAACATGAACTGGCATATTGTTTGGGACAGATGAAAAAGACCTCTGCTCTTCCTGTCTTAGAAACAGTTTTAAAGGATGTGAATGAAGACCCGATGGTCAGGCATGAA GCGGCTGAAGCAATGGGCGCGATATCATCTGCAGATTCTATACCGACTCTGAAGCAATTTCTATCCGATCCGGAAAGAGCAGTACGCGAAACCTGCGAGATCGCAATCGACCGAATCGAATGGGAACAGTCAGAGGAAGGTAAACGAGCTTTGGACACTCAGAAAGTCGAGAGACACATACC ACTCTACACCTCTATTGACCCCGCACCTCCTACTTCAAAACTCCTGTTCGGAGCTCCCAAACCGGAAGATGTATCTCAAGAGAGCATAGACATCTTGAAGTCCCAACTCCTCGACAAAGAACGACCTCTTTTCGAACGTTACCGTGCAATGTTCACCCTTCGCAATATCGGTTCACCAGCTGCTGTCGATGCTCTCGCTTCTGGTTTTTCTGATGATAGTGCGTTATTCAA ACACGAAATCGCTTTTGTCTTTGGTCAACTCCTTTCGCCTCACTCTGTTCCCGCTCTCCTTAATGTCCTACGAGACGTCAACGAATCCGACATGGTACGGCATGAAGCTGCAGAAGCTCTGGGCGGAATTGGTACACCAGAAGTTTTTCCGCACATCACCGAGTGGATGAATAGGGAGGATGCTCCTCAAGTTGTACGAGAGAGCTGTCAAGTTGCTATCGATATGTGGGAG CACGAAAATTCTGGAGCTTTCCAGTATGCAAATGGGCTCGAAGCTACGCCTGCTCAAGTGGCTGTCGCATGA
- a CDS encoding uncharacterized protein (BUSCO:EOG09264W46), which produces MPRSKRSKLVSLTKVDKKTRSHKEAQITLIQENADKWKYCWLFEVRSFRNGHLQTVRKLWKGTARIFFSRSALMAKALGTTPEEEHRMGIHKLAKQLEGEVGLLFTDTEPQEVIDWFADFHPPDFARAGNVASRTVVLPAGPVMQHHSDPPEPFPHNEEPQLRKLGLSTKMNRGVPTLEIPHNLCEKGKPLTAEQAQLLKLIGEKMVVFRVGLIARWDAATGEVTTLDGPRLPTKGGAEKVEGDAEMEE; this is translated from the exons ATGCCCAGGTCAAAACGTTCAAAGCTCG TGTCCTTGACAAAGGTCGATAAGAAGACCCGAAGTCATAAAGAGGCTCAAATCACTTTG ATTCAAGAGAATGCAGACAAGTGGAAGTACTGTTGGTTATTCGAAGTGCGGTCGTTTCGCAACGGACACCTACAGACCGTTAGAAAGTTGTGGAAAGG CACTGCCCGTATATTTTTCAGTCGCTCAGCTCTCATGGCGAAGGCATTAGGAACTACACCGGAGGAGGAACATAGGATGGGAATCCATAAACTTGCCAAA CAACTAGAAGGCGAAGTCGGATTACTCTTTACCGATACGGAACCGCAAGAAGTGATAGATTGGTTTGCTGACTTCCATCCACCAGATTTTGCGCGAGCAGGAAATGTCGCGTCCCGGACGGTCGTTCTACCTGCAGGTCCTGTAATGCAACACCATTCAGACCCACCGGAACCGTTCCCGCACAACGAAGAACCACAGCTGCGTAAACTAGGTCTCAGCACAAAAATGAACAGAGGCGTACCAACGCTGGAAATTCCACACAACTTATGTGAAAAGGGCAAGCCGTTAACAGCAGAACAGGCACAACTACTGAAGTTGATCGGGGAAAAAATGGTCGTTTTTAGAGTTGGGTTGATTGCTAGATGGGATGCTGCCACCGGTGAGGTTACCACTTTAGATGGCCCGCGGCTTCCAACGAAAGGAGGTGCTGAGAAAGTTGAGGGTGACGCTGAGATGGAAGAGTGA
- a CDS encoding uncharacterized protein (MEROPS:MER0000263), with product MSNHSTTFQFKEGPDVFSPKDLVELGRPGTGVANPAGDLVLVSHNKFSFEDKKNNKTIFITPVKSTVEPLELPLAKSGEAFWLTRSTLAHVIEGEDKTLELYTINVNYHAPALNEAGGLTAESPKLVGSFPTNSATNFRYSAQARRLVFSDYVYSDGKLENVKDNDKAYEERGTTAMVYDHTYVRHWDTWVGPKSSSLFSVGLWKDPVGDWNFEHNFVNLLEGTGHSSPVEPFGGTDDFDVSGELLIYTTIAPETSDAWHTKQNIYVVDIAGGKKPRELTSGKQGATHSPIFNHDGTKAAWLELAHDGYESDRATIVIYDLEKNVRFTLTQNWDRSPGELAFSTDGNLIFFTAGDRARVKVFVLPIPSTPSHSTTDPDLPPKYVNPVAITEDGAASGLQPLPDGGLVFTKSSLISPNDVFHVSGLRGLLAEIEQNDSPVKFKGEIQQLTRFTAEALKNKNLGKGEDFWFKGAGDRDVQGWFIKPKGWKEGENKKWPVVLLIHGGPQSAWEDQWSTRWNPNVFAQQGYFTVFINPTGSTTFGQDFTDAIAGDWGGKPFVDLIAGWKYILEKYPEIDADRAVAAGASWGGYAINWIQGHPEFGFGFKALVCHDGVFDSNYNGYSTDELFFFIHDWNGRPWDKGSEELSKIYSPSNYVKNWSTPQLLIHGSKDYRLPETESIGAFHALQQLGIPSRLVVFPDENHWVLDHGNSLKWHHEVFRWFDLFVGKAESESK from the exons ATGTCAAACCACTCAACAACATTCCAGTTCAAAGAGGGGCCTGACGTATTTTCCCCGAAGGATCTCGTAGAGCTAGGCCGACCTGGCACTGGTGTGGCCAATCCAGCAGGCGACCTCGTACTAGTTTCTCACAACAAGTTCTCTTTCGAAGATAAAAA GAACAATAAGACTATATTCATCACGCCCGTGAAGTCTACAGTGGAACCTTTAGAACTCCCG CTGGCGAAGAGCGGCGAAGCTTTCTGGCTTACTCGATCTACCCTTGCCCATGTTATTGAAGGCGAGGACAAGACATTGGAATTATACACTATCAATGTTAATTATCACGCTCCTGCTCTCAACGAAGCTGGTGGGTTGACGGCAGAATCGCCAAAGCTAGTCGGGAGCTTCCCCACCAACAGCGCGACGAATTTCCGGTACTCAGCTCAAGCTCGTCGACTGGTCTTCTCAGATTATGTATACAGCGACGGAAAGCTCGAGAACGTTAAGGACAATGACAAGGCTTACGAAGAACGCGGTACTACTGCCATGGTTTATGATCATACATATGTTCGACACTGGGATACTTGGGTGGGACCCAAATCTTCATCTCTTTTCAGTGTAGGATTGTGGAAGGACCCGGTTGGAGACTGGAACTTTGAACACAACTTCGTGAATCTTCTAGAGGGAACTGGCCAT AGCTCACCCGTGGAACCATTCGGTGGAACTGACGATTTCGACGTCTCTGGCGAGCTGTTGATTTACACCACCATAGCTCCAGAAACATCAGATGCCTGGCACACAAAACAAAAT ATATACGTCGTGGATATCGCCGGTGGGAAGAAACCTCGGGAACTTACTTCGGGCAAACAAGGTGCTACCCACAGCCCAATTTTTAACCACGATGGTACGAAGGCGGCTTGGCTGGAACTAGCCCATGATGGCTATGAGTCCGACCG CGCAACAATTGTCATCTACGATCTTGAGAAGAACGTTAGGTTTACTTTGACTCAGAACTGGGATCGCTCTCCAGGCGAGCTTGCA TTCTCCACGGACGGAAATCTCATCTTCTTTACCGCAGGTGACCGAGCACGAGTCAAGGTTTTCGTTCTTCCTATCCCCTCGACCCCTTCACATTCAACCACGGATCCAGACCTCCCGCCCAAATACGTCAACCCAGTCGCGATAACAGAGGATGGTGCAGCTTCTGGGCTACAACCCCTCCCTGATGGAGGACTGGTGTTTACGAAGTCGTCTCTTATCTCCCCGAACGACGTCTTCCATGTTAGCGGTCTTCGAGGATTATTGGCAGAAATTGAGCAGAACGATTCACCTGTCAAGTTCAAGGGAGAGATACAACAGCTTACCCGGTTCACAGCCGAAGCGCTCAAGAACAAAAATTTGGGCAAAGGAGAGGATTTCTGGTTCAAAGGCGCAGGTGATCGTGACGTTCAGGGCTGGTTTATCAAGCCCAAAGGATGGAAGGAAGGTGAAAACAAGAAATGGCCCGTGGTATTGCTTATTCACGGAG GCCCCCAAAGCGCCTGGGAGGATCAGTGGTCCACTCGTTGGAATCCTAACG TTTTTGCTCAGCAAGGCTACTTCACGGTCTTCATCAACCCAACAGGCAGCACGACCTTTGGTCAAG ATTTCACCGACGCTATTGCGGGCGACTGGGGTGGTAAACCATTCGTTGATCTAATTGCTGGATGGAAGTATATTTTGGAAAAGTACCCGGAG ATTGACGCCGATAGAGCGGTTGCAGCCGGTGCGAGCTGGGGTGGATATGCTATAAA CTGGATTCAAGGGCACCCTGAATTTGGTTTTGGTTTCAAG GCTCTCGTGTGCCATGATGGC GTCTTTGATTCGAATTACAACGGTTACTCCACTGATGAACTTTTCTTC TTCATTCACGACTGGAACGGAAG ACCATGGGACAAGGGAAGTGAAGAGCTGTCAAAAAT ATATAGCCCTTCAAACTACGTCAAGAACTGGTCGACCCCTCAACTTTTGATTCATGGAAGCAAGGATTATCGTCTCCCTGAGACTGAGAGCATAGGTGCTTTCCACGCTTTACAACA ATTGGGCATTCCGAGTCGTCTTGTTGTCTTCCCAGATGAAAACCACTGGGTTCTTGATCATGGCAACAG CCTCAAATGGCACCATGAGGTGTTCAGATGGTTTGATCTGTTCGTGGGCAAGGCCGAATCCGAGTCCAAGTGA